One Oscillatoria salina IIICB1 DNA segment encodes these proteins:
- a CDS encoding NADAR family protein, which yields MTIYFYGSRTQPYGCFSNFSPHGFELDGYWWTTSEHYFQAQKFVNTDPAWFEKIRTAKTPKDAAKMGRSREHPLRLDWEQVKDEIMYQGVLKKFTTHPELREILLATGDNLIVENAPGDYYWGCGKDGSGKNKLGQILMQVREILTQQ from the coding sequence ATGACTATCTATTTCTATGGCAGCCGTACTCAACCCTATGGTTGCTTTTCTAACTTTTCTCCACATGGTTTTGAGTTAGACGGCTATTGGTGGACAACGAGCGAACATTATTTTCAAGCGCAAAAGTTCGTTAATACTGACCCTGCTTGGTTTGAGAAAATCCGTACAGCGAAAACACCAAAAGACGCAGCGAAAATGGGGCGATCGCGCGAACATCCTTTGCGTCTTGATTGGGAACAAGTTAAGGACGAAATCATGTACCAAGGTGTCCTGAAAAAGTTTACCACTCACCCAGAATTGCGCGAAATTCTTCTTGCCACAGGCGATAATTTAATTGTCGAAAATGCACCTGGTGACTACTACTGGGGCTGTGGGAAAGATGGTAGCGGTAAAAACAAATTAGGGCAAATTTTAATGCAAGTACGAGAAATTTTAACTCAGCAATAA